Proteins encoded by one window of Agelaius phoeniceus isolate bAgePho1 chromosome 5, bAgePho1.hap1, whole genome shotgun sequence:
- the IL17RA gene encoding interleukin-17 receptor A isoform X3 — translation MVVHDLICLVRNSTCMESSWLQVAAWTPSAPSSLHVSSDVFRKEDGKLVPVLQIEWKVATDASIRSLEGAELAVMQVSSNQQICAQFDFLNNLPLQVRPDGGRWNFTFDRFEVEPGQTYQVTVYHLPKLGVNGDYNCKSTSLTMPDCSDSLMRRTIPCIKTGSLWEPRIQGEVLDDTTLLVSFHPWMEPARYRIHVASYMHEKRCKMTTQDFTEDGLQQQVNVTIKIENIKACCRYKIQIQPFFANCGTDCLRHSASIPCEPLPSTEPSDDMMIWLYWCITGISVLLVGSVITAVLCMTKKRAELTVTLSLPERRRGKCNHDHLQAAPYTELPLPPLKPRKVWIVYSADHLLYVDVVLKFAEFLMTVCGTAVALDLLEDHHISELGPLPWLTRQKKEMEELSSKIIILCSRGTQAKWQAMLGSEPVCLKQDQQKPVGDLFTPALNLILPDFKKPACFGMYIVCYFEGISSERDIPDLFNVTSRYQLMDKFEDIYFRIQDLEKFEPGRIHRIQEITAENYIDTPSGRKLKEAIEKFKSWQTEHPDWFESETICLDSDEELHSLSRESQVGSLLSEPGGIVKHQLHLREPDPCYTISLHVHEGESTGCKLQPQLNPCGDPNSQTVVLPMDVPPVQVVEPVSSMEGRNILSHHVLSNEDCMEGVPLLETSFPMRNNLILHEGSEASAADQSPANLSDELSDHLDGLMYPLYQQSVLPSEPYLCQGEADQQHLLVFDDQCKDQRQSVQSDQGYISRCSPLPPEDLLEEEEEEEEDQEQQGGFHELSPEVLNSLKSLQKQLFFQDIQRHSSWSYPAEVMDIDQSLEDS, via the exons TGTGCCCAGTTTGACTTCCTGAACAATTTGCCTCTTCAGGTCCGTCCAGATGGAGGCCGG tggaaTTTCACTTTTGACCGTTTTGAAGTAGAGCCTGGCCAGACTTACCAAGTGACTGTGTATCACCTGCCCAAACTGGGTGTAAATGGAGACTACAATTGCAAGTCCACGTCTCTCACAATGCCTG ACTGCAGCGATTCTCTGATGAGAAGAACCATCCCATGTATCAAGACAG GCAGCTTGTGGGAGCCCAGGATCCAGGGTGAAGTTCTAGATGATACAACTCTGCTTGTGAGCTTCCACCCATGGATGGAGCCAGCCAGGTACCGAATCCATGTGGCCAGTTACATGCATGAGAAGAGGTGTAAAATGACCACACAGGATTTCACTGAG GATGGACTGCAACAGCAAGTGAATGTCACAATCAAAATAGAGAACATAAAAGCTTGCTGCAGATACAAAATACAG ATCCAGCCATTCTTTGCAAACTGTGGCACAGACTGTCTGAGACACTCTGCTTCCATCCCATGTGAACCACTTCCAA GTACAGAACCATCGG atGATATGATGATATGGCTCTACTGGTGTATCACTGGGATCTCTGTGTTGCTGGTGGGGTCAGTCatcacagctgtgctgtgtatGACTAAAAAACGAGCAG AACTGACAGTGACTCTCTCTCTTCCAGAGCGCCGGCGAGGGAAATGCAACCATGACCATTTGCAAGCTG CACCGTACACcgagctgcccctgccaccctTGAAGCCGCGGAAGGTTTGGATCGTGTACTCTGCTGATCACCTGCTCTACGTGGACGTGGTGCTGAAGTTTGCTGAGTTCCTGATGACAgtctgtggcactgctgtggccctggatctgctggaggaccACCACATCTCAGAGCTGGGGCCCTTACCCTGGCTCACGCGGCAGAAGAAGGAGATGGAAGAGCTGTCTTCAAAGATCATCATCCTGTGTTCTCGGGGCACCCAGGCCAAGTGGCAGGCCATGCTCGGGAGTGAGCCTGTGTGTCTCAAGCAAGATCAGCAAAAGCCAGTGGGAGACCTGTTCACCCCAGCCTTGAACCTGATCCTGCCAGATTTCAAGAAGCCAGCCTGTTTTGGGATGTACATAGTTTGCTACTTCGAGGGAATAAGCAGTGAGAGAGATATACCTGATCTGTTCAATGTCACGTCCAGATACCAACTGATGGACAAGTTTGAGGATATTTATTTTCGGATTCAGGATCTGGAGAAGTTTGAACCTGGGCGGATCCATCGAATCCAGGAAATCACAGCTGAAAATTACATCGATACCCCCAGTGGGAGGAAGCTGAAAGAGGCCATAGAGAAGTTCAAGAGCTGGCAGACTGAGCACCCAGATTGGTTTGAGAGTGAAACCATCTGCCTGGATAGTGATGAAGAGTTGCATTCCCTGAGCAGAGAGAGCCAGGTGGGTTCACTGCTGAGTGAACCAGGTGGAATTGTGAAACACCAGCTGCACCTGCGTGAGCCTGACCCCTGTTACACCATCAGCCTCCACGTGCATGAAGGTGAAAGTACAGGCTGCAAGCTGCAGCCTCAGCTTAATCCATGTGGGGATCCAAACTCCCAGACTGTGGTCCTTCCTATGGATGTTCCTCCAGTTCAGGTAGTGGAGCCAGTCTCTTCCATGGAAGGTAGAAATATACTCAGTCACCATGTGCTGAGCAATGAGGACTGTATGGAAGGAGTTCCTCTTCTGGAGACAAGCTTTCCAATGAGGAATAATCTTATCCTCCACGAAGGCTCTGAAGCTTCAGCAGCTGACCAGAGTCCTGCAAACTTGTCAGATGAGCTGAGTGACCATCTGGATGGACTCATGTACCCTCTTTATCAGCAGAGTGTCCTCCCTTCAGAGCCATATCTCTGCCAGGGGGAGGCTGaccagcagcacctgctggTCTTTGATGACCAGTGCAAAGACCAGAGACAGTCAGTGCAGTCAGACCAGGGCTACATCTCCAGATGTTCCCCTCTGCCTCCTGAGGACCTTctagaggaggaggaggaagaggaggaggatcaGGAACAACAGGGGGGCTTCCACGAGCTCTCTCCAGAGGTTTTGAACAGTCTGAAGAGCCTCCagaagcagctgtttttccaggACATTCAGAGGCACTCTAGCTGGAGCTATCCAGCAGAGGTGATGGACATTGACCAGTCTTTGGAGGACTCTTAG